A part of bacterium genomic DNA contains:
- a CDS encoding DUF4350 domain-containing protein, whose amino-acid sequence MIQRVLCFSILILLASSRAQQVADTTFNPPIAKPAYASGAGPVVMLDEAHFNFHTATGRYLPFAQLLRRDGYIVQASTSRFNKESLQRGKILVIANALAEINSQGNWSLPNPSAFADDEIAAVRDWVREGGALLLIADHMPFAGAAEKLAAAFGIRFSNCFATFAEQSRGANFAFHRSGGTLIQHPISNGRNAAERIDSVMTFTGSAFQMEAGAQPLFVLDSSQVLLMPDTAWQFKPETPRLPATGWLQGATLKFGKGRVAVFGEAAMFSAQLAGPNRQPVGMNSPRAPQNYRFLLNVMYWLSQLLG is encoded by the coding sequence ATGATCCAAAGAGTGCTGTGTTTTTCCATCTTGATTTTGCTCGCATCGAGTCGGGCACAACAAGTTGCCGACACTACGTTCAATCCTCCCATTGCGAAACCGGCATACGCCAGCGGCGCCGGCCCAGTCGTCATGCTGGACGAGGCGCATTTCAATTTTCACACCGCGACCGGGCGCTATCTGCCCTTTGCGCAATTGCTGCGCCGGGATGGTTATATCGTGCAAGCCTCTACTTCACGCTTCAACAAAGAAAGCCTGCAACGCGGGAAAATTCTCGTCATCGCCAATGCACTCGCCGAGATCAACAGCCAGGGAAATTGGTCGCTGCCCAATCCCTCGGCATTCGCGGATGATGAAATCGCCGCGGTGCGCGATTGGGTGCGGGAAGGGGGCGCGCTGTTGTTGATCGCGGATCACATGCCGTTTGCCGGCGCCGCAGAAAAGCTGGCGGCGGCATTCGGCATTCGTTTCAGCAATTGCTTTGCAACGTTCGCCGAGCAATCCCGAGGCGCGAACTTCGCTTTTCACCGTTCGGGTGGTACGCTTATCCAACATCCGATCAGCAACGGCAGAAACGCCGCGGAGCGCATCGATTCCGTAATGACGTTTACCGGATCGGCGTTTCAAATGGAAGCCGGCGCACAACCTTTGTTTGTGCTCGATTCGTCGCAGGTTTTGCTCATGCCCGATACCGCCTGGCAATTCAAGCCGGAAACGCCGCGCCTCCCGGCGACCGGCTGGCTGCAAGGCGCGACTTTGAAATTCGGCAAAGGCCGCGTCGCCGTATTTGGCGAAGCCGCGATGTTCTCCGCGCAGCTCGCCGGTCCGAACCGCCAGCCCGTCGGCATGAACTCGCCGCGAGCGCCGCAGAATTATCGCTTTTTGCTGAATGTCATGTATTGGCTTTCCCAATTGCTCGGTTAG
- a CDS encoding ATP-binding cassette domain-containing protein: MNMIEITDLHKAFGTQPVLRGVQLAVARGQMLVVLGRSGSGKSVLLKCLVGLITPDRGSIKIDGEEVVGLPTGRLNALRRRIGYVFQNAALYDSMTVEENLAFHLDRQAALPAAERRRIVLEKLRFVGMAEAWNKYPAELSGGMQKRVGLARALVLSPEILLYDEPITGLDPLTAAEIDELAIRLNRETGVTSIAITHNLESARRTADVIAVLSEGRIVASGTFRELCDCAHPFVQQYFAHARTG; this comes from the coding sequence ATGAACATGATCGAGATCACCGATTTGCACAAAGCCTTCGGCACGCAACCGGTTTTGCGCGGCGTGCAACTTGCCGTGGCGCGCGGCCAGATGCTGGTGGTGCTCGGCCGCAGCGGCAGCGGCAAGAGCGTGTTGCTGAAGTGCCTCGTGGGTTTGATTACGCCCGATCGCGGCAGCATCAAGATCGACGGGGAGGAAGTGGTGGGGCTGCCGACGGGCAGGCTCAATGCCCTGCGCCGGCGCATCGGTTACGTCTTTCAAAACGCCGCGCTCTATGATTCCATGACCGTGGAAGAAAATCTGGCTTTCCATCTCGACCGGCAGGCGGCACTGCCCGCCGCGGAACGCCGCCGCATCGTTTTGGAGAAGTTGCGCTTCGTGGGCATGGCGGAAGCCTGGAACAAGTATCCCGCCGAGCTTTCCGGTGGCATGCAAAAGCGCGTGGGGCTGGCGCGCGCGCTGGTGCTCTCTCCGGAAATCTTGCTGTATGATGAACCGATTACCGGCCTTGATCCTTTGACCGCGGCCGAGATCGACGAACTGGCGATTCGCTTGAATCGGGAAACCGGCGTTACTTCGATCGCCATCACGCACAACCTGGAAAGCGCCCGCCGCACCGCGGATGTGATTGCCGTACTGTCCGAAGGCCGGATCGTCGCCAGCGGCACCTTCCGCGAGCTGTGTGACTGCGCGCATCCGTTCGTCCAACAATACTTCGCTCATGCCCGCACGGGGTGA
- a CDS encoding cupin domain-containing protein: MTTDYTEMLGAYALGALDEPEQKAVPGLLSSDAAAGTMAEWARVITGMAYSLAQVPPPPSLKDRVLAALAAEDAGEAANRSAAPQPGVQVWKKWAAPASQTELYLQRAQEGEWEATAVPGVEVKKLFVDQSRSYATMLVRMAAGTSYPGHRHAGFEECYVLQGDLHVGDTVLRAGDYQRAEGGSTHGIQSTAGGCLLFIVSSLADELIP, encoded by the coding sequence ATGACGACCGACTACACTGAAATGTTGGGCGCTTATGCCCTGGGCGCACTGGACGAGCCGGAACAAAAGGCCGTGCCGGGCCTGCTGTCCAGCGACGCTGCTGCCGGCACGATGGCTGAGTGGGCTCGTGTCATCACCGGCATGGCGTACAGTCTGGCGCAAGTGCCGCCGCCGCCCAGCCTCAAAGATCGCGTGCTCGCCGCGCTGGCAGCGGAAGACGCCGGCGAAGCCGCAAACCGTTCTGCCGCGCCGCAGCCCGGTGTGCAAGTTTGGAAAAAGTGGGCCGCGCCGGCGAGCCAGACGGAGCTTTATCTGCAGCGTGCCCAGGAAGGTGAGTGGGAAGCCACGGCCGTCCCCGGCGTCGAAGTCAAAAAGCTGTTCGTGGACCAAAGCCGCAGCTACGCCACCATGCTCGTGCGCATGGCCGCCGGCACTTCCTATCCCGGCCACCGCCACGCGGGCTTCGAAGAGTGCTACGTGTTGCAGGGCGATCTGCACGTGGGGGACACGGTGCTGCGCGCCGGCGATTATCAGCGCGCCGAAGGCGGATCGACGCACGGCATTCAAAGTACGGCCGGCGGATGCTTGCTGTTTATCGTTTCGTCCTTGGCAGACGAGCTGATTCCATGA
- a CDS encoding nuclear transport factor 2 family protein, which yields MRRIILFAIIAFMPPSAGPAQMRGQAPSESSPQEQEVHDAFSRFADAYVKADTAVLTSLLADDYVHTNADGGVLDKTRWLAFAQTRHEDLQSGKARIDTYRNDDLRIRVYGNTAVVTGRNTTIGVRDGKAWKMNLRFTNVWVKREGRWQRVAFHDSNAAPQ from the coding sequence ATGCGAAGAATCATCCTTTTTGCCATCATCGCGTTCATGCCGCCTTCTGCCGGCCCGGCGCAAATGCGCGGTCAAGCACCAAGTGAGAGTTCACCGCAGGAGCAGGAAGTCCACGACGCTTTCTCACGGTTTGCCGATGCTTATGTAAAAGCCGACACCGCCGTGCTCACCAGCCTGCTCGCAGATGATTACGTTCACACCAATGCCGACGGCGGCGTGCTCGATAAAACGCGCTGGCTCGCTTTCGCCCAAACCCGCCACGAGGATTTGCAATCCGGAAAAGCAAGGATCGATACCTATCGCAATGATGATCTCCGCATTCGAGTCTATGGCAACACCGCCGTCGTGACAGGACGAAACACCACCATCGGTGTGCGCGACGGCAAGGCATGGAAAATGAACTTGCGCTTCACCAACGTCTGGGTGAAACGGGAAGGCCGCTGGCAGCGCGTGGCTTTTCATGATTCCAACGCCGCGCCACAATAG
- a CDS encoding ABC transporter permease translates to MKRFFENIARFVLFCGRFFGCLWRTREDWRETLRQMYEIGAKSILLVGVAGLAIGMVLAMQTSSTLARFGGQSLLPSMIAVAVLREIGPMITALVVAGRVGAGIGAELGAMRVTEQIDAMEVAALDPFRYLVATRLLATILMLPLLTVYANALALFGGFLAMRVEESISLKLYFDSAIRFLDFRTVLPALAKTAVFGFLIGAIATFLGYHASGGTHGVGRSAMLAVVLASLLIIVADVILVKLTLIFFG, encoded by the coding sequence ATGAAGAGGTTTTTCGAGAACATCGCCCGGTTCGTGCTGTTTTGCGGCCGTTTCTTCGGCTGCTTGTGGCGCACGCGGGAAGACTGGCGCGAAACGCTGCGGCAGATGTACGAAATCGGCGCCAAATCGATTTTGCTGGTGGGCGTGGCCGGGCTGGCCATCGGCATGGTGCTGGCGATGCAAACCAGCAGCACGTTGGCGCGCTTTGGCGGGCAGAGCCTGCTGCCCAGCATGATCGCGGTGGCAGTACTGCGCGAGATCGGCCCGATGATCACCGCACTGGTGGTGGCCGGCCGCGTGGGCGCCGGCATCGGCGCGGAACTGGGAGCGATGCGGGTCACCGAGCAAATCGATGCCATGGAAGTCGCCGCGCTCGATCCGTTTCGTTATCTCGTCGCGACGCGCCTGCTGGCGACGATCTTGATGCTGCCGCTGCTCACCGTCTATGCCAATGCCCTGGCGCTGTTCGGCGGGTTTCTGGCCATGCGGGTGGAAGAAAGCATCTCGCTCAAACTTTACTTCGATTCCGCCATCCGCTTTCTCGACTTTCGCACGGTGCTGCCGGCGCTCGCCAAAACCGCGGTGTTCGGCTTTCTCATCGGCGCGATCGCCACTTTTCTGGGCTATCACGCTTCCGGCGGCACGCACGGCGTGGGCCGCAGCGCGATGCTGGCGGTGGTGCTCGCCTCGCTGCTCATCATCGTGGCCGACGTGATTTTGGTAAAGCTCACCCTCATCTTTTTCGGATAG
- a CDS encoding anti-sigma factor, giving the protein MPDERTQALADAYVLGALEPAEAAEFSRRLAAGDASAADALAQAQRVVAALPFASPAQPTPPGLKQRMLQAVAAAATNATVRSLPVRRISAPARRTLALAAGFLVVALGAASWLLQRQALQALRRETATLRQEIQQKEAELAQLKLSLALHHDLARALHRPRVLLVTLHSPQPNQPGQATVLLDREEQRAYFVALDLPPLAEEYDYQLWHIGNAGPVDGGVFEVDEAGYAALEVRNLPAADAALSAFAVTREPRGGSATPTLTQMLLFGKV; this is encoded by the coding sequence ATGCCTGACGAAAGAACACAAGCTCTGGCCGATGCCTACGTGCTCGGTGCGTTGGAGCCGGCCGAGGCCGCGGAATTCAGCCGGCGGCTCGCCGCAGGTGATGCCTCTGCCGCGGACGCGCTTGCCCAAGCGCAGCGCGTGGTGGCGGCACTGCCTTTTGCCTCGCCGGCGCAGCCAACGCCTCCCGGGCTGAAGCAACGGATGCTGCAAGCTGTCGCGGCCGCGGCAACCAACGCAACAGTTCGCAGCCTGCCGGTGCGCAGAATCTCTGCGCCTGCCCGGCGCACGCTCGCGCTGGCCGCGGGTTTTCTGGTTGTGGCACTGGGCGCCGCCTCCTGGCTGCTGCAACGACAGGCGTTGCAAGCCTTGCGCCGCGAGACCGCCACTTTGCGCCAGGAGATTCAGCAAAAAGAAGCAGAGCTGGCGCAACTCAAACTGTCGCTGGCGCTGCATCATGATCTCGCGCGGGCATTACACCGGCCGCGGGTGCTGCTCGTGACGTTGCATTCCCCGCAGCCGAATCAACCCGGCCAGGCCACGGTATTGCTTGATCGGGAAGAACAGCGCGCCTATTTCGTCGCGCTCGATCTGCCGCCGCTGGCGGAGGAGTACGATTATCAACTCTGGCATATCGGCAATGCCGGCCCGGTCGATGGCGGCGTTTTTGAAGTGGATGAGGCCGGTTACGCGGCGCTCGAAGTCCGCAATCTGCCGGCCGCTGATGCCGCGTTGTCCGCGTTTGCCGTGACGCGCGAACCGCGCGGCGGCAGCGCCACTCCCACGTTGACCCAAATGCTGTTGTTCGGAAAAGTTTGA
- a CDS encoding sigma-70 family RNA polymerase sigma factor, whose product MNQNVETAAGTGQQTVSVRSDDELLRAMARREHGALAELYDRYSGVLYTLALKVLGGTAPAQDVVQEAFLTAWRKAELYSQKRGSVRTWLIVLCRNLAIDHYRAQMRLASRHVELEAVGERLIAPGQNPDDLALALEDGRLLQEAMARLPAEQREVIELAYFRGLSQSEIAEQTKTPLGTVKTRTRQAMSKLREALQQAGRVAG is encoded by the coding sequence ATGAATCAAAACGTCGAGACTGCCGCAGGAACCGGGCAGCAGACCGTCAGCGTTCGCTCGGATGATGAGCTGCTCCGGGCGATGGCCAGGCGCGAACACGGGGCGCTCGCCGAGTTGTACGATCGCTATTCCGGCGTGCTGTATACGCTGGCTCTCAAAGTGTTGGGCGGGACGGCGCCGGCACAGGACGTGGTGCAGGAGGCTTTCCTCACCGCGTGGCGCAAGGCTGAATTGTATTCACAAAAGCGCGGCAGTGTGCGCACCTGGCTGATTGTTCTGTGCCGCAATCTCGCGATCGATCATTATCGCGCCCAAATGCGCCTCGCCTCGCGCCACGTGGAACTGGAGGCAGTGGGCGAAAGGCTGATCGCGCCGGGCCAGAATCCTGATGATCTGGCGCTCGCGCTCGAAGACGGCCGCTTGCTGCAAGAGGCCATGGCGCGGCTGCCTGCGGAGCAGCGCGAGGTGATCGAGCTGGCCTATTTCCGCGGTTTGAGCCAGTCGGAAATCGCCGAGCAAACGAAAACGCCGCTGGGAACGGTGAAGACGCGCACGCGTCAGGCCATGTCCAAACTGCGCGAGGCGCTGCAGCAAGCGGGGCGGGTGGCAGGGTAG